In the Mycolicibacterium thermoresistibile genome, one interval contains:
- the mshD gene encoding mycothiol synthase, with product MAWQTSLSPAEQQRIRDIIAAATEHDGVAPVGEQVLRELPTDRTRHLLARIDGEIVGYLNLAPATENGPAMAELVVAPQARRRGIGSEMIRRGLAAGGADARVWAHGNLEPAQAVAAVLGMRVVRELLQMRRPLTGLPPVQVPDGVRIFTYPGPDADAELLRVNNAAFAWHPEQGDLTAEDLAEQRAEPWFDPDGLFLAADADTSKLLGFHWTKVHSDRLGEVYVVGVDPAAQGRGLGRVLTLIGLHHLAERLSDSSHPMVMLYVEADNAAAVATYRKLGFEVFGVDVAYAFTTPGDTPAGQ from the coding sequence ATCGCCTGGCAGACCAGCCTGTCGCCGGCCGAGCAGCAGCGCATCCGCGACATCATCGCCGCGGCAACCGAACACGACGGGGTCGCCCCGGTCGGCGAGCAGGTCCTGCGGGAACTGCCGACGGACCGGACCCGCCATCTGCTGGCGCGCATCGACGGTGAGATCGTCGGCTATCTGAACCTGGCCCCGGCCACCGAAAACGGTCCCGCGATGGCGGAACTCGTCGTCGCCCCGCAGGCTCGTCGCCGCGGCATCGGCTCCGAGATGATCCGCCGCGGACTGGCCGCGGGCGGTGCGGATGCCCGGGTCTGGGCGCACGGCAATCTCGAACCCGCCCAGGCCGTCGCGGCCGTGCTGGGCATGCGGGTGGTCCGTGAACTGCTGCAGATGCGCCGCCCGCTCACCGGGCTGCCGCCGGTGCAGGTGCCGGACGGGGTGCGGATCTTCACCTACCCCGGCCCCGACGCCGACGCCGAACTGTTGCGGGTCAACAACGCCGCGTTCGCCTGGCACCCGGAACAGGGCGACCTCACCGCCGAGGATCTCGCCGAACAGCGCGCCGAGCCGTGGTTCGATCCGGACGGCTTGTTCCTGGCCGCCGACGCCGACACCAGCAAACTCCTCGGCTTCCACTGGACCAAGGTGCACAGCGACCGGCTCGGCGAGGTGTACGTGGTGGGGGTCGACCCGGCCGCGCAGGGCCGCGGCCTGGGCCGGGTGCTCACCCTGATCGGGCTGCACCATCTCGCCGAACGGCTGTCAGATTCGTCACATCCGATGGTCATGCTCTATGTCGAGGCGGACAACGCCGCGGCCGTCGCCACCTACCGCAAGCTGGGTTTCGAGGTGTTCGGCGTCGATGTCGCCTACGCCTTCACCACCCCCGGGGACACCCCCGCCGGACAGTGA
- the dusB gene encoding tRNA dihydrouridine synthase DusB — protein sequence MTVAADTRPLRIGSIELASPVVLAPMAGVTNVAFRTLCRELEIARAGTVSGLYVCEMVTARALVERHPATMHMTTFGPSETPRSLQLYSVDPDYTYRAAKMIADENLADHIDMNFGCPVPKVTRRGGGAALPYKRRLFGRIVAAAVAATEGTGIPVTVKFRVGIDDEHHTHLDAGRIAAEEGAAAVALHARTAAQRYSGTADWSQIAALKAHVPDIPVLGNGDIFEASDAVAMMAETGCDGVVIGRGCLGRPWLFAELSAAFAGRDIPTPPTLGEVAGIIRRHAELLAAHFGEDKGLRDMRKHIAWYLHGFPAGAELRRSLALVRTLAELDDLLAQLDPTVPFPPAATGPRGRQGSAASVTLPEGWLDDPDDCTVPAGADVMHSGG from the coding sequence ATGACGGTCGCAGCCGACACTCGACCGCTGCGGATCGGATCCATCGAACTCGCCAGTCCGGTCGTGCTGGCCCCGATGGCCGGTGTGACCAATGTGGCGTTCCGGACGCTGTGCCGGGAACTCGAGATCGCCCGGGCCGGCACGGTCAGTGGTCTGTACGTGTGCGAGATGGTGACCGCGCGCGCCCTGGTGGAGCGCCACCCGGCGACCATGCACATGACGACATTCGGCCCGTCCGAGACGCCGCGGTCACTGCAGCTGTACAGCGTCGATCCGGACTACACCTACCGGGCGGCGAAGATGATCGCCGACGAGAACCTGGCCGACCACATCGACATGAACTTCGGCTGCCCGGTGCCGAAGGTCACCCGCCGGGGCGGTGGCGCCGCGCTGCCCTACAAGCGCCGGCTGTTCGGCCGGATCGTCGCGGCGGCGGTGGCGGCGACGGAGGGCACCGGCATCCCGGTGACGGTGAAGTTCCGGGTCGGCATCGACGACGAACACCACACCCACCTCGATGCCGGGCGGATCGCCGCCGAGGAGGGCGCCGCCGCGGTCGCCCTGCACGCCCGCACCGCGGCCCAACGCTATTCCGGCACGGCGGACTGGTCGCAGATCGCCGCGCTCAAAGCGCATGTGCCCGACATCCCGGTGCTGGGTAACGGCGACATCTTCGAGGCGTCCGATGCGGTGGCGATGATGGCCGAGACCGGCTGCGACGGCGTGGTGATCGGCCGCGGCTGTCTGGGCCGGCCGTGGTTGTTCGCCGAATTGTCCGCCGCGTTTGCCGGCAGGGACATTCCGACGCCGCCGACCCTGGGCGAGGTGGCCGGGATCATCCGCCGCCATGCAGAGCTGTTGGCCGCACACTTCGGCGAGGACAAGGGCCTGCGCGACATGCGCAAGCACATCGCCTGGTACCTGCACGGCTTCCCGGCCGGCGCCGAGCTGCGCCGGTCGCTGGCGTTGGTCAGGACCCTGGCCGAACTGGACGACCTGCTCGCTCAACTCGATCCGACGGTGCCGTTCCCACCAGCGGCGACGGGTCCGCGAGGCCGCCAGGGATCGGCGGCGTCGGTGACGCTGCCCGAGGGCTGGCTGGACGATCCGGACGACTGCACGGTGCCCGCCGGCGCGGACGTCATGCACTCCGGTGGCTGA
- the lmeA gene encoding mannan chain length control protein LmeA encodes MGENVRVRKLVIGVVATVAAVAVGAVGVDFGAAIYAEYRLARSVRTAAELDRDPAVAILGFPFITQARDRHYDELEIRASGVDHPGVGRAALEATLHSIDVSEASWLIPPDAELPVGKVESRIIIDSTHLGRYMGITDLLVEAPTRESNDATGGTTESGISSNRGLVFTGTPTAADFHERVSIAVDLSITGPDQTTLVFTPTGVLTGPNTADREVPEDKLPAVLDAFSAVLPDQRLPFGLAPTSEGARGSDIIIEGIAEDITIALPQFRQS; translated from the coding sequence GTGGGTGAGAATGTGCGGGTGCGGAAGCTGGTGATCGGTGTGGTCGCGACCGTGGCCGCGGTGGCGGTGGGCGCGGTGGGTGTCGATTTCGGGGCGGCCATCTACGCCGAATACCGGCTGGCCAGGTCGGTTCGGACGGCCGCGGAGCTGGACCGGGATCCGGCGGTGGCCATCCTGGGTTTCCCGTTCATCACCCAGGCGCGCGACCGCCACTACGACGAACTGGAGATCCGCGCCAGTGGCGTTGATCACCCCGGGGTCGGCCGGGCCGCGCTGGAGGCCACCCTGCACTCCATCGACGTCTCCGAGGCGTCCTGGTTGATCCCGCCGGACGCCGAGCTGCCGGTGGGCAAGGTGGAGAGCCGCATCATCATCGACTCCACCCATCTCGGCCGGTACATGGGCATCACCGACCTGCTGGTGGAGGCGCCGACGCGGGAGTCCAACGACGCCACCGGCGGGACCACCGAATCGGGCATCTCCAGCAACCGCGGGCTGGTGTTCACCGGAACGCCCACCGCGGCGGACTTTCACGAGCGGGTCAGCATCGCGGTCGACCTGTCGATCACCGGTCCAGACCAGACCACGCTGGTGTTCACCCCGACCGGGGTGCTGACCGGGCCGAACACCGCGGACCGGGAGGTGCCGGAGGACAAGCTGCCCGCGGTTCTCGACGCGTTCTCCGCCGTCCTGCCGGATCAGAGGCTGCCGTTCGGGCTGGCCCCGACCAGCGAAGGGGCCCGCGGCTCCGACATCATCATCGAAGGCATCGCCGAGGACATCACGATCGCGTTGCCGCAGTTCCGCCAATCGTGA
- the pstS gene encoding phosphate ABC transporter substrate-binding protein PstS: MKFDGFGRAFGSVSVAAVAALVLAGCGSDDNVPTGAAPTGAADCGGKTNITAEGSTAQQNAVAMFNQVWGQLCPGKNMSYNPTGSGAGREQFIAGQVDFAGSDSPLSESQVPQAAQRCDGHPAWHLPLVFGPVALAYNLDGVDDLVLNADVLARIFQGQITNWNDPAIAALNEGVALPDAPITPIYRSDSSGTTDNFQKYLAAAAPESWTRGDGSEFQGGAGEGAQKSAGVVQAVQATPGAIGYVEVGFAQQAGVPYAKLDSGAGAVELTDESAGKAIDAARFAGDGQDLVLDLNSLYGTREPGAYPLVLATYEIVCSNGYDPDTATAVKSFLTAAADDGQSGLSAAGYVPLPERFKERLLGSIDAIGSNP, translated from the coding sequence GTGAAGTTCGACGGCTTTGGCAGGGCGTTCGGCAGCGTGTCGGTGGCGGCCGTCGCCGCGCTCGTGTTGGCCGGCTGCGGCAGCGACGACAACGTCCCGACCGGAGCGGCGCCCACGGGTGCGGCCGACTGCGGCGGCAAGACCAACATCACCGCCGAGGGGTCGACGGCCCAACAGAACGCGGTCGCGATGTTCAACCAGGTCTGGGGCCAGCTCTGCCCGGGCAAGAACATGTCGTACAACCCCACCGGGTCGGGCGCCGGCCGTGAGCAGTTCATCGCCGGCCAGGTCGACTTCGCCGGCTCGGATTCCCCACTGTCGGAGAGTCAGGTGCCGCAGGCCGCCCAGCGGTGCGACGGACACCCGGCATGGCATCTGCCGCTGGTCTTCGGCCCCGTCGCGCTGGCCTACAACCTCGACGGTGTCGACGACCTGGTGCTGAACGCCGATGTGCTGGCCCGGATCTTCCAGGGCCAGATCACCAACTGGAACGATCCGGCCATTGCCGCGCTGAACGAGGGCGTCGCCCTGCCGGACGCCCCGATCACCCCGATCTACCGGTCCGACTCCTCGGGCACCACCGACAACTTCCAGAAGTACCTCGCCGCGGCCGCGCCGGAGAGTTGGACCCGCGGCGACGGCAGCGAGTTCCAGGGCGGCGCCGGTGAAGGCGCGCAGAAGTCGGCCGGCGTGGTGCAGGCCGTGCAGGCCACCCCCGGTGCCATCGGCTACGTCGAGGTCGGCTTCGCCCAGCAGGCCGGCGTGCCGTACGCGAAACTCGACAGCGGCGCCGGCGCGGTCGAGCTCACCGACGAATCGGCCGGCAAGGCGATCGACGCGGCCCGGTTCGCCGGCGACGGACAGGATCTGGTGCTGGACCTGAACTCGCTGTACGGCACCAGGGAGCCGGGTGCCTACCCGTTGGTGCTGGCCACCTATGAGATCGTCTGCTCCAACGGGTATGACCCCGACACCGCGACCGCGGTGAAGTCGTTCCTGACCGCGGCGGCCGACGACGGCCAGTCCGGATTGTCCGCCGCCGGATACGTTCCGCTCCCGGAGCGGTTCAAGGAGCGGCTGCTAGGCTCGATCGACGCGATCGGCTCGAACCCCTGA
- the pstC gene encoding phosphate ABC transporter permease subunit PstC yields MTDKAAVTIPNPADAGSGEALAMPAPAPDPISTDPNRHAKVRVGDRVFSGLSEGSGVLIVALIGAIGFFLVWRAIPALARNEENFFLYRGSWITTDTSAMHFGILDLLQVTVFVSVFALLLAMPIALGIAIFVTSYAPRRVAGPLAYMVDLLAAVPSIIYGVWGLYVLAPVLRPVALWLNENLGWFFLFSTGTASVAGGGTIFTAGIVLAVMILPIITAVTREVFVQTPRGHIEAALALGATRWEVVRTTVLPFGMSGYISGAMLGLGRALGETIALLIILRGTQEAFGWSLFDGGYTFASLIASAASEFNDQYKAGAYIAAGLVLFILTFVVNSLARAAVAGKGNR; encoded by the coding sequence ATGACCGACAAGGCGGCTGTGACGATTCCGAATCCTGCTGACGCCGGATCGGGCGAGGCTCTGGCGATGCCCGCCCCGGCGCCGGATCCGATCTCCACCGATCCGAACCGCCACGCCAAAGTGCGGGTGGGGGACCGGGTGTTCAGCGGACTCTCGGAGGGATCCGGGGTCCTGATCGTCGCCCTCATCGGCGCGATCGGGTTCTTCCTGGTGTGGCGTGCCATTCCGGCGCTGGCCCGCAACGAGGAGAACTTCTTCCTCTACCGCGGCTCCTGGATCACCACCGACACCTCCGCGATGCATTTCGGCATCCTGGACCTGCTGCAGGTCACCGTCTTCGTGTCGGTGTTCGCGCTGCTGCTGGCGATGCCGATCGCGCTGGGGATCGCGATCTTCGTCACCAGCTACGCGCCCCGGCGGGTGGCGGGGCCACTGGCCTACATGGTCGACCTGCTGGCCGCGGTGCCCTCGATCATCTACGGCGTGTGGGGGCTGTACGTGCTCGCGCCGGTTCTGCGGCCGGTCGCCCTGTGGCTCAACGAGAACCTCGGATGGTTCTTCCTGTTCTCCACCGGAACCGCATCGGTGGCCGGTGGCGGCACCATCTTCACCGCCGGCATCGTGCTGGCGGTGATGATCCTGCCGATCATCACCGCGGTGACCCGCGAGGTGTTCGTGCAGACCCCGCGCGGCCACATCGAAGCGGCGCTGGCCCTGGGCGCCACCCGCTGGGAGGTGGTGCGCACCACCGTGCTGCCGTTCGGCATGTCCGGCTACATCAGCGGCGCCATGCTGGGGCTGGGCCGCGCACTCGGTGAGACCATCGCGCTGCTGATCATCCTGCGCGGCACCCAGGAGGCGTTCGGCTGGTCGCTGTTCGACGGCGGCTACACCTTCGCCAGCCTGATCGCCTCCGCCGCTTCGGAGTTCAACGACCAGTACAAGGCGGGCGCCTACATCGCGGCCGGCCTGGTGCTGTTCATCCTGACCTTCGTGGTGAACTCGCTGGCGCGCGCCGCGGTGGCCGGGAAAGGAAACCGCTGA
- the phoU gene encoding phosphate signaling complex protein PhoU, producing the protein MRTAYHEQLADLNEQLADMCKLAGVAMERATQALLQADLELAEQVISDHEKISAMSARAEETAFVLLALQAPVAGDLRTIVSSLQIVADVDRMGALALHVAKIARRRHPQHALPEEVNGYFAEMGRVAVELGNSAEQALRTRDPERAAQIRDDDDAMDDLHRHLFTVLMDREWKHGVAAAVDVTLLGRFYERFADHAVEVARRVIFQVTGEFPEPETMHAH; encoded by the coding sequence ATGCGGACTGCGTACCACGAGCAGCTGGCGGACCTGAACGAGCAGCTCGCCGACATGTGCAAACTGGCCGGTGTGGCGATGGAACGCGCCACCCAGGCCCTGCTCCAGGCCGACCTCGAGCTCGCCGAACAGGTCATCAGCGACCACGAGAAGATCAGCGCGATGAGCGCCCGCGCCGAGGAGACGGCGTTCGTGCTGCTGGCTCTGCAGGCGCCGGTGGCCGGCGATCTGCGCACCATCGTGAGTTCGCTGCAGATCGTGGCCGACGTCGACCGGATGGGCGCCTTGGCCCTGCACGTCGCCAAGATCGCCCGGCGCCGACACCCCCAGCATGCGCTGCCCGAGGAGGTCAACGGCTACTTCGCGGAGATGGGCCGGGTGGCTGTGGAGTTGGGCAACTCCGCCGAGCAGGCGTTGCGGACCCGCGACCCGGAGCGGGCCGCCCAGATCCGCGATGACGACGACGCGATGGACGATCTGCACCGCCACCTGTTCACCGTGCTGATGGACCGGGAATGGAAGCACGGGGTGGCCGCGGCCGTCGACGTGACCTTGCTGGGCCGGTTCTACGAGCGCTTCGCCGACCACGCGGTCGAGGTGGCCCGGCGGGTGATCTTCCAGGTGACCGGGGAGTTCCCGGAACCGGAGACCATGCACGCGCACTAG
- a CDS encoding winged helix-turn-helix transcriptional regulator, with the protein MDLLLLTTDPNPEAVLPALALLPHTVRPAPAEVSALLDAGSADVAIVDARTDLAAARGLCRLLGTTGSSVPVVAVVTEGGLVAVNVEWGLDDILLPGTGPAELDARLRLLVGRRGGAAAQESAGKITLGDLVIDEGTYTARLRGRPLDLTYKEFELLKYLAQHAGRVFTRAQLLQEVWGYDFFGGTRTVDVHVRRLRAKLGAEHESLIGTVRNVGYKAVRPARNRSSESRDGSRGPAEQADADSPDADYPPMPDKLTDKLQTQ; encoded by the coding sequence TTGGATCTACTACTGCTGACAACCGACCCGAATCCCGAGGCCGTGCTGCCCGCACTGGCACTGCTCCCGCACACCGTCCGGCCTGCGCCGGCCGAGGTGTCGGCGCTGCTCGACGCGGGTTCGGCCGATGTCGCGATCGTCGACGCGAGAACCGACCTGGCGGCTGCCCGTGGACTGTGCCGGCTGCTCGGCACCACCGGGTCGTCGGTGCCGGTGGTCGCGGTCGTCACCGAGGGCGGTCTGGTCGCGGTCAACGTCGAGTGGGGGCTGGACGACATCCTGCTGCCCGGGACCGGACCGGCCGAGCTCGACGCCCGGTTGCGGTTGCTGGTCGGCCGCCGCGGCGGGGCCGCCGCCCAGGAGTCCGCCGGAAAGATCACCCTCGGCGACCTGGTCATCGACGAGGGCACCTACACCGCGCGGCTGCGCGGTCGGCCGCTCGACCTCACCTACAAAGAGTTCGAACTGCTCAAGTACCTCGCCCAGCATGCCGGCCGGGTGTTCACCCGCGCCCAGCTGCTGCAGGAGGTGTGGGGTTACGACTTCTTCGGCGGCACCCGCACCGTCGACGTGCACGTCCGTCGGCTGCGGGCCAAGCTCGGCGCCGAACACGAATCGCTGATCGGTACGGTGCGCAATGTGGGATACAAGGCGGTACGTCCGGCGCGGAATCGGAGCTCCGAGTCCCGGGACGGTTCCCGCGGCCCGGCGGAGCAGGCCGACGCGGACTCCCCGGACGCCGACTACCCACCCATGCCCGACAAGCTCACCGACAAATTGCAGACCCAGTGA
- a CDS encoding LCP family protein, giving the protein MSDGDNATPDRRRPHAEGADDSVNQWLTRSPRPTPGAAPWERGRDFRDLSGHGAGAADNQPDPDVASDPAADDPGGPSGDHRAGVTVADLIAKVAADGHVPRRRRRRRAAEPDPEPADLPAEPPEPAEPPESAQPTGAHPEAPQAPQTPPAPAADDFSRHDLTQVLEPISEAPAESYFAGSADEDPFAGSAEHFGGSPDPDNADTVVLPAVAAYAGELPVLGTARDDLHDTRRVGPVRVGSPRRSAPDRPKSRRRRRRALLAGRAAAALVAASALVLTGGAWQWQTSKNSSLNRVSALDRDSRDILDPNAQFGDENFLIVGVDSRIGKNAEMGAGDTSDAAGVRSDTVILVNIPANRKRVVAVSFPRDLAIEPMKCEPWDPETGEYGPVWYEDSQSYGPEEVYTEYKLNSAYAFGGPKCLVKVIQKLSGLSINRFMAVDFAGFSNMVDALGGVEVCTTEPLTDYELGTIIPTAGRHIVDGQTALNYVRARQVTTEYNGDYGRIKRQQLFLSSLLRSLISKEVFFSLSKLNNVVDMFIDDSYVDNIDTRDLVQLGQSIQGVNAGRITFVTVPTGETDEYGNEPPRTADMRALFDAIINDTPLPGEKNPDNTPVPGTPESATTTTTAPDSLSASGPSTSVVDAVATDPQDVTVQVSNSTGISGLAAGAAQVLEQYGFNVAEPNDYPTPLSETTVMFSPGNEQAAATVASAFGEPTIEQVNGMGNTVRVVLGSDFYSVQPPSPSGEPVQVQVVRGTSTSTTKLPEDLTVTNAADSTCD; this is encoded by the coding sequence ATGAGTGACGGCGACAACGCCACTCCTGACCGCCGGCGACCGCATGCGGAAGGTGCCGACGATTCGGTAAACCAATGGCTTACCCGAAGTCCGCGGCCCACACCAGGCGCCGCGCCGTGGGAGCGCGGCCGGGATTTCCGTGATCTCTCCGGCCACGGCGCCGGCGCCGCCGACAACCAGCCGGACCCCGACGTCGCGTCCGATCCCGCCGCCGACGATCCCGGCGGACCCTCCGGTGACCACAGGGCCGGCGTCACCGTCGCCGATCTGATCGCCAAGGTGGCCGCCGACGGGCACGTACCCCGGCGCCGACGCCGACGCCGCGCCGCTGAACCTGATCCCGAACCGGCCGACCTCCCCGCTGAGCCCCCGGAGCCTGCTGAGCCCCCTGAGTCTGCCCAGCCCACCGGGGCCCACCCCGAAGCGCCCCAAGCACCCCAAACACCCCCCGCTCCCGCAGCCGATGACTTCTCCCGGCATGACCTGACCCAGGTCCTCGAGCCGATCTCGGAGGCACCCGCCGAGTCGTACTTCGCCGGTTCGGCCGACGAGGATCCGTTCGCCGGTTCGGCCGAGCACTTCGGCGGCTCCCCCGATCCCGACAACGCCGACACCGTCGTGCTGCCGGCGGTCGCCGCCTACGCCGGTGAGCTGCCCGTCCTCGGTACCGCGCGCGACGATCTGCATGACACGAGGCGGGTGGGACCGGTCCGGGTCGGATCACCGCGCCGCAGCGCCCCGGACCGCCCGAAGTCCCGGCGGCGCCGCAGACGGGCGCTGCTGGCCGGCCGGGCCGCGGCCGCGCTGGTGGCCGCATCGGCGCTGGTGCTGACCGGTGGCGCGTGGCAGTGGCAGACCTCGAAGAACAGCAGCCTGAACCGGGTCTCCGCGCTGGACCGGGATTCCCGCGACATCCTCGACCCCAACGCCCAGTTCGGCGACGAGAACTTCCTGATCGTCGGTGTCGACAGCCGCATCGGCAAGAACGCCGAGATGGGTGCGGGCGACACCAGCGACGCGGCCGGGGTGCGGTCCGACACCGTGATCCTGGTCAACATCCCGGCCAACCGGAAACGGGTGGTGGCGGTGTCGTTCCCGCGCGACCTGGCCATCGAACCGATGAAGTGCGAGCCGTGGGATCCGGAGACCGGTGAGTACGGGCCGGTGTGGTACGAGGACTCCCAGAGCTACGGGCCCGAGGAGGTGTACACCGAGTACAAACTCAACTCGGCGTACGCGTTCGGCGGCCCGAAGTGCCTGGTCAAAGTCATTCAGAAGCTGTCCGGCCTGTCCATCAACCGGTTCATGGCGGTCGACTTCGCCGGCTTCTCCAACATGGTCGACGCGCTCGGCGGTGTCGAGGTCTGCACCACCGAACCGCTCACCGACTACGAACTGGGCACCATCATCCCGACCGCCGGCCGCCACATCGTCGACGGTCAGACCGCGCTGAACTACGTGCGGGCCCGGCAGGTGACCACCGAGTACAACGGCGACTACGGCCGGATCAAGCGTCAGCAACTGTTCCTGTCCTCGTTGCTGCGGTCGCTGATCTCCAAGGAGGTCTTCTTCTCGCTGTCGAAGCTCAACAACGTCGTCGACATGTTCATCGACGACAGCTACGTCGACAACATCGACACCCGGGACCTGGTGCAGCTGGGACAGTCCATCCAGGGGGTGAACGCGGGCCGGATCACGTTCGTCACGGTGCCCACCGGTGAGACCGACGAGTACGGCAACGAACCGCCGCGCACCGCCGACATGCGGGCGCTGTTCGACGCGATCATCAACGACACCCCGCTGCCCGGGGAGAAGAACCCGGACAACACCCCGGTGCCCGGCACGCCGGAGTCGGCCACCACGACCACCACCGCCCCGGACAGCCTCTCCGCCTCCGGTCCGAGCACCAGCGTCGTCGACGCCGTCGCCACCGATCCGCAGGACGTCACGGTCCAGGTGTCCAACTCCACCGGCATCTCCGGGCTGGCCGCCGGCGCCGCGCAGGTGCTCGAGCAGTACGGCTTCAACGTCGCAGAACCGAACGACTACCCGACGCCGCTGAGCGAGACCACCGTGATGTTCTCCCCCGGCAACGAGCAGGCCGCCGCCACGGTGGCCTCCGCGTTCGGCGAGCCGACCATCGAGCAGGTCAACGGCATGGGCAACACGGTCCGGGTGGTGCTGGGCAGCGACTTCTACTCGGTGCAGCCGCCGTCGCCCAGCGGCGAGCCGGTGCAGGTCCAGGTGGTGCGGGGCACCAGCACCTCGACCACCAAACTGCCCGAGGACCTGACCGTCACCAACGCCGCGGACAGCACCTGCGACTGA
- the pstB gene encoding phosphate ABC transporter ATP-binding protein PstB produces MAKRLDLKDVNIYYGGFHAVADINLSVPPRMVTAFIGPSGCGKSTVLRTLNRMHEVIPGARVEGSVLLDGEDIYAPGVDPVSVRKTIGMVFQRPNPFPTMSIRDNVVAGLKLQGVRNKKVLDEVCERSLRGANLWNEVKDRLDKPGGGLSGGQQQRLCIARAIAVEPDVLLMDEPCSALDPISTLAIEDLIAKLKQDFTIVIVTHNMQQAARVSDQTAFFNLEATGRPGRLIEIDDTEKIFSNPSQKATEDYISGRFG; encoded by the coding sequence ATGGCCAAACGGCTCGATCTGAAAGACGTCAACATCTACTATGGCGGATTCCACGCCGTCGCCGACATCAACCTGTCCGTGCCGCCGCGGATGGTGACCGCGTTCATCGGTCCGTCCGGGTGCGGCAAGTCGACGGTGCTGCGCACCCTCAACCGGATGCACGAGGTCATCCCGGGCGCCCGGGTGGAGGGTTCGGTACTGCTCGACGGTGAGGACATCTACGCACCCGGTGTCGACCCGGTCAGCGTCCGCAAGACCATCGGCATGGTGTTCCAGCGGCCGAATCCATTTCCCACCATGTCGATTCGCGACAACGTGGTGGCCGGGCTGAAGCTGCAGGGCGTGCGGAACAAGAAGGTGCTCGACGAGGTGTGCGAACGCTCACTGCGGGGCGCCAACCTGTGGAACGAGGTCAAGGACCGGCTGGACAAGCCGGGTGGCGGGCTGTCCGGCGGTCAGCAGCAGCGGCTGTGCATCGCCCGGGCGATCGCGGTGGAACCGGATGTGCTGCTGATGGACGAACCGTGCTCGGCGCTCGACCCGATCTCCACGCTGGCCATCGAGGATCTGATCGCCAAGCTCAAGCAGGACTTCACGATCGTGATCGTCACCCACAACATGCAGCAGGCCGCCCGGGTCAGCGATCAGACGGCCTTCTTCAACCTGGAGGCGACCGGACGGCCGGGCCGGCTCATCGAGATCGACGACACCGAGAAGATCTTCTCCAACCCCAGCCAGAAGGCCACCGAGGATTACATCTCCGGCCGGTTCGGCTGA
- the pstA gene encoding phosphate ABC transporter permease PstA, whose amino-acid sequence MATPTTTAELDAPVKPTTFQPVSLRRKAVNHMATVLVTASVLIALIPLVWVLVSVFVKGIGVVTNTTWWTHSQAGMTAFAAGGGAYHAIVGTLLQGLVCAAISIPIGVFVGIYLVEYGAGTRLGKLTTFMVDILTGVPSIVAALFIYALWVATLGFGRSGLAVSLSLVLLMVPVIVRSTEEMLRIVPMDLREAAYALGVPKWKTIVRIVIPTALSGIVTGIMLALARVMGETAPLLVLVGYAQAMNFDMFTGFMGSLPGMMYDQTSAGAGANPIPTDRLWGAALTLIVLIALLNIGARFLAKLFAPKKV is encoded by the coding sequence ATGGCCACCCCGACCACCACGGCCGAACTGGACGCACCGGTCAAACCCACCACGTTCCAGCCGGTCAGCCTGCGCCGCAAGGCGGTCAACCACATGGCGACGGTGCTGGTCACCGCGTCCGTGCTGATCGCGCTGATACCGCTGGTCTGGGTGCTGGTGTCGGTGTTCGTCAAGGGCATCGGCGTGGTGACGAACACCACCTGGTGGACCCACTCCCAGGCCGGGATGACGGCGTTCGCCGCCGGTGGCGGCGCCTATCACGCGATCGTCGGCACCCTGCTGCAGGGCCTGGTGTGCGCCGCCATCTCGATTCCGATCGGCGTGTTCGTCGGGATCTACCTCGTCGAATACGGCGCCGGAACCCGGCTCGGCAAGCTCACCACGTTCATGGTGGACATCCTCACCGGGGTGCCGTCCATCGTGGCGGCGCTGTTCATCTACGCGCTGTGGGTTGCCACCCTCGGATTCGGCCGCTCCGGTCTGGCGGTGTCACTGTCGCTGGTGCTGCTGATGGTTCCGGTCATCGTGCGGTCGACCGAGGAGATGCTGCGCATCGTGCCGATGGATCTGCGGGAGGCCGCCTACGCGCTCGGCGTACCGAAATGGAAGACCATTGTCCGGATCGTGATTCCGACCGCACTGTCGGGCATCGTCACCGGCATCATGCTGGCGTTGGCGCGGGTGATGGGCGAGACCGCGCCCCTGCTGGTGCTGGTCGGCTACGCCCAGGCGATGAACTTCGACATGTTCACCGGGTTCATGGGGTCGCTGCCCGGCATGATGTACGACCAGACGTCGGCCGGCGCCGGCGCGAATCCGATCCCCACCGACCGGTTGTGGGGCGCTGCGCTGACCTTGATCGTGCTCATCGCACTGCTCAACATCGGGGCCCGATTCCTCGCCAAACTGTTCGCCCCCAAGAAGGTCTGA